The nucleotide window GCTGGAGTTGTTTATGGGTGGTAGTCTAgttgagctgagctgagctaAGCAAAGCTGTGTTCCTATGGTTGCTTTCAGATGGGGCAATGTTCTATGAATGCTAGTGGGTTTGTTGGGCGGGCGGTTAGATACTACGTACATAGAATAGTTGTCTTCACACCCAGTACTGGCCCCATAACCTTTTGGCGGTCTCGTCTCCTCGGAAGCGGAATTCCACACGGATGATGTCTTGGAAGCCTTCTGCCATTGACGGTTCTTTGAATCGGCGGAGGAAATCTCCAAAGGCGATTCCGGGGAGAAGGGTGCGTGATTCGGGGTTCTGGGTATTGGATGGAGAGTTAGTATTGAGTATGCATCGACTGGTAAATGAGTGTATATATGCATGTATGGGTATAGGTGTGTCTGATGATCTGATAATAGGTAACGATACACATGTGACcgttggggaagatggtttTATGGGTGGAGTTGGTATAACCACCACCTACCTCCATTCGAACGACTCGGAATGGGGAGAGGACAAGCTATAGGTttgggtgggaggggaagagggggcaATGGGGATGCAGTGCACgcgcatcttcatctcgcACGGACTTACCAAGGTTTGATTTGCGGCACGGACCGCATTATTATGCCGGCAGAGGGCCGGGGAAGCTGTGAAATAGACACAACGAATCGGGACGTTGAATTCCTTAGCGACTTCTACCCAGTGGGATCTGGTTTCCGGGTCGGCGTTGGTGTTGTCTGTGCGTCTGATCAGCGACGAAATCTAACCGTTCGTGCATGTGCAATAACACCGTGGTtactgaggaagaggggggatggaTCGCAATATGGGCTAGGGTTGGTGTAGCCTGGCTAGACTCGAGCCCCGGGAAATCGACGTTGTAAACCGTCAATGCaagggtgggtgggttggtcTCTTGGGGAAAGACTGCCCCATTCATAACGTTCACGTACCGACAACCACGGATCTTCCGGCTGCAAGGTGTTCCTTTGCCACTTTGATGCACTTAGGGCGCTGTGTTAAACGGCTGGTTAGATGAGAGATTATGCAATCTTGGTAGTACATAGATGTGGGTTGGTCGTTGAGGCGTCTATCTGCTGCGCGAGCGAAGCCCCTGCCACTTTTGGGCTTGGCGTAGAAGGGGGTGTTGGAAGGAAGTAACCCGTATAAGGACTGATGATATAATGAAGGAAACGTACAGTTTTGAGCAGGTCTTGGTTGACTCGTTCGTATTTCAGCGGTTCAAGATATTCCCAGTAAAATGAGGATTTGCCCGCACCAGGGCTGCCGCAGAATATCACCAGCTCGAGAGGACTCTGGCGAGAGAAAGGTGGCGCCACTGCATCATGCAAGACAAGTTGTCAATAGGGTACTCTGATGGTCGATTTACAATCACCCCGTGCATTGAGACTCACCGTCGTCAGTTGGCTCTGCTTGCAGGTATATTGTCGGATCGAACGGTTCCACGAGTGGCTCTGGATCAGCATTGAGGAAGAACTCCTCGGGCGTCTTAAAGGGTACTTTAACATTGAGTGCAAATCCGCTTGAACCGCCGTTAGCGTATCAAGTCCGTGAGTGTGCTTCAAAAGGCCAGCCCTACCGGTCGACCATGGAATGATCGTTCGGCCGTCCAGCAGCGTCCCCGACAAAAACGGACTCTGCCAGATTGACCCCCGACACATCAAAATCATAGTCGTCGAGCATCTCCTTCCATAGACCCGTCCTGGGTTTCCTATAttcgtcatcttctgtgGCCGCATATACACTGAGAGGGATGTCCAGTTGTTTCATGACAGCCGACGCCCTCTCCTTGAAGTTGACAAGGCTCTTGGAGTCGCTCTGGCCTTTCTTAAGATCTTTCTTGAGACTGATCTTCTTTTGATTCGTTACGACCACCACGTAGTATCTGCACAGAAGAGAGATCAATATCCTGTTGTCCGGAAGCAGTCTGATCAAGGAACTATAAGCCAACCTACGACATACCCATTGTCGTTCAATTCCTTGAGTTTCCCAGGTACTGTATCATGCCACCACTTCCAATCTGACCCATTCCTGGGGAAAGTATTTCCAGAGGCTGTCGAGACGAGCGTTGAATCCTAGGTGCGATGACCTAGTCAGTCTCGAGCTCGTGCAATGATATACCGTGAATTCGCTGGACGGTCTGGTTTTCAACTGACCAGGTCAAATGCCGCGATCCTAGGCTTCTCCGTACTTTTTTTGTGACCGAGTTCCGAAGTATACTTGCCAATGACCGCACTGTTATTGACAATGCGCCAAGTGATCTGTTCGGGCTTTTTCTGAGATGCCGGAGtaaagaaggaggaaacagctttttctagtatttattaacCCTATTAGTATAGAAATGTAGCGAAAACAGAATAGGTATGCCTCACTAGTTATGGTAGACTCAACCTTCCTTTTGAGTGGAGGCGGCGAAATAGCTCGAGTGGGGGAAGCTGTACGTTTCACGCCCCCGCCGCCGGCCATCCTGAGATACTGGAGTCTGGAAATAATCTTGAATATGTCTGCCGGGTACCGTGTCTCGAATCTAGCCGAAAGAGAGATACGTAAACTGCGACTGGATGGCTCGAACTGGTGTCGGATTCAAAAGCGGAAGTCGACGCGCTGACGCGCGCCTGAGCTTCGCGAAGTCACATGCTTATATTGACGGCTCATCGCACCCATACAGTTGATGGGTGCTACAACTGCACCGCTGACATCAAGTGATGTGTATGTTTTCCATTAGAATTTACTTTTCTAAAGAAGATCTCAGCACTATGTTTTAAGGCTCCTAATGACAGATTTAAATTTCCAATGATTTATCTACTGAGAGCCATCAACTCCGGGGTATATAGCACGGCTAAAAAGATATGATAATACATGATTACTTCGCTCGCGTATCCAGAGACAGCCGATCCGCCATCTCTAGACGGACGGCCGACTTGAGCTGCTCGCGAAGCCCGAACAGATGCTGCGAAgccgtcctcatcatctcctgATTCCCGCCGTCCTGGACGGTGATAGCAGCTTGCAGGACATAGCTCCCTGTCCGTTCCAGCGGTGAGAGTTCCTGATAAGCAGGCAGCTGCCGACGAGGTCCATGTGATTCCTGCGTCCCAGTCGGGTAAAGCAGGACACGGTGTAGGAAGATAACGATGTCATTGAGAACAAAGACATCCCCTTCCACCACGTACTCGGTGACAAAGCTGAACCCAGTTTGTCAGCTAAGTAGGACCAATCAAGTGACGAAGGAGCTGGATATGCGCCGAGGAGTACGGGATGTCACTAACCTATAGCCCCAGGCATTCATGGGCGCCGTGATATCACCTTTAGGCAGCGTGGCACTGGCCATCAGACGAGCAGTCACGGCGGATCGAGTGCCTGCCTCGGGAATATCTCTGAATTCCAGTTTCCAGGGCTGGTCCTCGTAACTGtaagacgatgaagacgacgagggcttctcctccaatccGGACATGGAGACATCGGGATCTCCAGATGAGGAAGGGTTCCCGCCAAAGTCGGCTTTGGCGACGGGACCGACTACTTGGGTATAGAACATGCCGCCATTGAGCATTTTATTAAGGCGCTGCAATTCGACACCCTGCAGATCTTGACTGGCCCCAACCCGGGTGGTGGTCAAACCTGGCTTGCGGTAGGCCTTGAAAACCAAGCGTCTTTCCAGGCGGTGACGGGGTTGCATGGCCGTCAACCCGGCCAGCTGTTGAAGGAGCTCATGATGCTGGTGCGCGGGGACCGAGGCGAAGAGCAGAAGCTCATGCATaatcagaagaggaagaaccgGGGTAGAAATCGAGACGaataagaatagtaattCGGGAGTTTCGTTCAAGCCTGTCTGTAGCTCCCTTAGCTCCCGGCCAGCTTTGCTCAGGGAAAGACGGAACACATCAGGCAAAGCCGCAAATCAGGCAAAAAGCACGGGTGAAGTCGGGTCGGAGACACCTTCCGAGTGTCCACTTTGGTCCGGCCGGTAAGTAATATTGTTATGGTACGGTAACTGCCAGACAAGTCTCGAGAATTCAGTAGTAACACAATAGTTGAACAACAATCCACTTCCTGGCTGGGCGGAAAACGCGTGGGGAGATAACAACAATCATGTGATATCACGCGATTGCAACTCCGAGGAGAGTTAAAACCAGGGATTTCATTGTGAGCGGCAAATGCTAGAAGGCAAAGTTTAAGAAGACAACAAATCAACTATAACTAAAAGATTTTTAGAGATTTAAACTttatgattttttttctttttccctgtTCCTCTAATATTGCTTGTGTTGAAAATTTCCCCTTTTGGACAGGGCTAGTTGGGGTAGACTCATCCGAGCACATGCCaagatggggggaggggaaggaattTACTATTTGTGAATAGTGAGGTTGAGTTGCCCTCCTTCCCAGGGCTTGCGGGGGTCAGATCCCGGAAGGTAAAAAGTACAGTTCTAAGTCTTACATAGAGTGAGGGTGTACGTATGTGCATGTGTGAGGGGGATCACGCCAGACTACGTACTTGTGATGTTTCTCCGCTCAGGTGATCTAAGATAAGAGAGGGTTTGTTACACCAACTGGAGCATCGTAACGTCCTCTGGGGAATCCTACGAATGAGGGGAAGCCGAAAAGAGACGTGCAGGTGAAAAGCGTCGGGAGGAAAGGCGATTAGAAGGAAGCACCCGATGCAGGTCCCCCAAATCCAAACTCACTGACCAGTCAGGCACGGGTCTTCCTTCACCGGGGATGCGGGTTTGGGCAAGGATCGGGGCCGTCGGGAAGTAATCATCAGGTGTCAATCATCCTAACACTATCAGTCTAATATCTGATTTGGGGAAAAGGATGGGGAACATGATGTCGTTGCTATCGAATTGGCAATGAGCAGCTAGTACCGACTCGACCGAATAGTCTCTGATCATACCACAAGCAGTATAGAACCAGACGTTGAGGAGTAGTAATCGTGCCAGATTGATGGAAGGGTGGAAGGCAAAAGCCCGGATCACAAAATCCGGCGGCGGGTTTCTCGTTAATAACCCGTATTACTCCATACATACCACCAAAGCTGGGCTTATCAAAAACCCACACCCTCGCTTCCGCTCCGACCCTCGTCGgcattttccctctcctcctcctcctcctcattcatttcttttccccttcccctccaccaGTCTTTCCaattctcctcctgctcttttcccttcgTCCAGACAGCCTTCTGTACAGTCCTtgcctcttttctttctcaaaaTATATAGGCCTTCTGTGTCCTTGTCGTGGAGAATCCGCCTGTCTTCCAAaagcttcctcttccacttccaacTTATTAATCGCTTAATTCGGTCGCGTCGGACACCAGCGGTTTCCCTCGATTCCTCGCTTTTCATCCTTACGACTACCTTATAATCTATAACCCTATCTTCCTTACTCCTACTATATAAAATGCGTGCCACCTTTGCTCTCCGCAGTGCTGCCCGCACCCCCCTCATCCGGTTCCTTGGCCGCCGTTCCGTGCCTCGTATGTATTCCTTCCCACCCGTCAATTCTACGCGCCTGCCTCTTTGTCTAACATGACCCATCTCCAGAGTCCGTTGACCACACCCCCCGTCCTCACCCCGCTTCTCCTTCCGGAATCCTCCCGGACTCTTTCGCCGCCTACCGTATCAAGGCTCAGCAGCACGGCCCCCTTGGCCGTGCCTCTTTCTCTCAGGGCATTGGCCGCAGCGCTGGTGCCTCCCTGGGCCCCGTTCAGCCCAAGCAGGGTGAATTCTTCGACCGCGACGAGCTTCCTGCCCGTTTCCACCGCCTTCCCTGGTCCGAGGCCGAGATTGAGGCCATTGAGACCGGCGGTGCCAGCCTGTTCGCGTAGATCATTCCAGGATCTCACTCAACGAGAGATGACGCAACGGTAGCGGTCACGGGTTGGTGATTGACGAATACTATCATGTTAAAGATAGAGTACGACCATCGGCATGGGGCCGTGGCAGCCGTTGTTCTCCCAATTCAACCATGGAGTAACAGGCGAGTTGTGGGGCCTGGTTCGTCTCGCATCATTGGAACTTGGATGGTACTATAATCAGGGGCTGGGAGCACCGTCGCATACTGGTGATGGGTCGTTTGTTGGCATTGTCCAACCAGGAGCTGCTTCCGTCCCTGCACTTCTTCGATTGCTTCTTTttatgcttttcttttcggtCACGGCGCTGGTGGTTGCTTGTTTCGGAGCTTAGCGGTTTGGATTCCTTGTACTTGGGGCGCGACACATGACGGATGCTTTCTTGTTGTCTGGCTGGGGCTTGCTGAGATATCTTCGGATTTCTGTGCATAGATGGTTGTTTCATTCGGATCCAAAAGTCTGCTGCATGTTGGACTATCCTCGGTTTGCGGGGCTTTGTCTGAGTTCTTCTGTGAGGTTTATTAGTACTATACTGAGGCTCGAGGAGACCTTGAATACGATCAATCATCTCAACATAAACTTTTTGCAGTCACGTAGTCTACTGTAGAGAGCTACTGGTCGTCCATCCGAGATTCTGCCGGACTGCAGCGGACAGATGTCATGACACGTGCCCGTATTCTTAGCGTCAGCTCCTGCCACGCAACAACAACTTTCTATACAGCTTCCATCGAGCTACGCGTCTCCAACATCGCGTCAGGTCTCAAACGGGACTTTCATCGAGACCAAAAGGAACACGCGCCACATAATGGCCCTTAAAGAGGACAGCACCGCAATAACCTTCACCGAGGTGGACGAAGTTAATCACCCTACCGCAACTTACATTTACTCCGAGCCCGCAGCGGGCCCTGCACGTCCTGAGCAGGACAAGAAGCATAGAGAGAATTGGGGACGCGTGGATGTGGCAGTACGTGATCTCCAATGTTACCCAATCTGAGCGCTAGGCTGCAAAGCTGTCATTCCGATTTAACTATTTGCTTGGTAGCATGCTTCCTCCACTACTCTGGCAGCTTGGTCTTCGAAGAGCGTTCTAGACTTTCTGGTTGAGGTCTTCCTTCCTGCTGGATATCCCCACAGCGTCACGGATGATTATGCGCCGTAAGATACTGTTGATCTCTCTCCCTAGCATCGGGCTCTACTAATTCATACAGATACCAATTGTTTGTATGTGGAAAGCGTTAAGCACACCATGCCGAAGCACTACCATACTTGCCCCATATCAGACTAGACGGCTAATCCACGAAGGACTCTCTCCAAGCCTTCAGCAGCTCGATTGCTGGTCTCCTATCTTCAAGAGCAGTGCTGCAAGGTCGGTAGATGTCTTATTCGCACCAAACAGCTGGTCCACAGACTATCTACCCATACTAACAGCCCTTAGGTGTTGGAGTTGGTAACGCCGATGCTTCCCCCACCGCAGCCCTACTGCTGCATATCCTCCAAGATTCCTCTGGCCGGATCGCGACGATTCTCTTCGCGCACCGGGTTGGTACTGCTCTCGAGCCAGAATGCAAGATGTACCGGCTGGCAGCAGACGTCTTCAACGACCTAGCAATGATCCTCGACTGTCTCTCGCCAATGATCCCAGCAGGTGCTCCTCGAGTCACCGTCCTCAGCACAGCAGGTGTCCTTCGGGCTCTATGCGGAGTAGCAGGGGGGAGTTCTAAGGCGAGTCTAAGTGCGCATTTCTCTCGCTGGGGGAACCTCGCTGAAGTCAATGCGGTAAGTGAATAAATCGTTATTCGAACCTTGCGCCTAGAATCCAACCACTAACCTCTTGTCAACAGAAAGACTCATCGCAAGAGACAATCATATCCCTCATCGGCATGCTCGTAAGCCCGACATACCCTAACTACTacagatcatcttcaccaaagcAACCCTGACTCAAGAACCTCACAGGTCGGCTCCTTCGTCGTCTCCCGCGTGACCAGCTTCTCCACAACCTGGATATGCCTCTTGATGCTTCTAGCCCTGCACCTCAGTCTCAACTATGCCGCCGTGCGCTCCGTCCAAATGACCAGTCTCAACAGACAGCGAGCGAACATCGTCTTCTCAACCCTCCTAAATACCGACCCAGACGTCACACAACTCCTCCACCCAGAATCcaccaaacaacaacaacaacaacagcagcaatcccaccaaccaccctccTGGAAGACCCTAACCCCAGCCCACGTCTCCAAGCAAGAGAAAATCTTCGAAACAGACGGCATCCTCCGCTGGTCCTCCTCAACAATGACTCCCCCTCAAACCCTCGGTTACTGTCGTATAGGCATCTCTCTGCAACAATTCCTCTCCACGTCTGCACTATCCACCACATCTTCTAAATCCCTCCgaaccccaatcccaatgcCCCAACTCACCACCCTCTTCAATAAAGAAGACTACATCCTCTacctcaccagcagcagcaacagcagcagcagtagtaagaAGACCCCAACATGGCACGCCAACATCCTACTCAAGAACACTACCACAAGTCAATCCCAGCTCAAAGCATGGGCGCATGCCTTGCTGGCTGCAAGGGTtttgtcgacatcatcagcagcagcaccagcagcagcggattTTATTAGTACCTCGGACCAGATTGAAGCTACTATGGATGTACTGCACCGGACGTTGGAGTTCCTCAATGAAGGGTCGAGGTTTGATCGGTATACGACTGTGTTGACGGACAATGGCTGGGATTTGAACATTGCTGCGTTGGAGACGAGGTCGGGAAGGAGGGTCGTCGTGTAACTAACATAGCTAGCATAGCTGTTTGTCTATGGCTGGATATTTCATTAGTGTACTCTTGTGTAGCTTAGTAACATGGGTGTTTCTATAACAGGTCATAATTGCTTTGTGGCGATGGATACATAGGTATTGAATATGTAGGAGCATTGTTGATGGGTGAGATGGGGTTTCAATACTCTACGGTGTATGACAAGACAGTCTACTCAATCCTTCGAGCACGGAACAAGGTGAAGATAAAAAGCATCCAATCCATGGGTATCTATCGACCAGTACACAGTGATGCTAATGCTAATGCTGATGCAAAGTGTGATGCTAACTAAAAcacggaggagaaagaaaaaaatgcAGTCATGCCCTTTGACAGAAGGGGGATAAACAACAACTCCCATGCACGCACACATCAACAGAATGTCCCCTCGACACCCCACACCACTGCCCCTTGTGAGAAATTCAATATggatacacacacacacaaaacgCCAAGAGACATAACAGATAACCACCATCCCGTTTTGGAAACCCCCCAAGTCTATAtggttttgatgatgacaaaTGGAATGATGCACGCTGGGTCGCTTGCTTCGATGCAagtggaagaaaaaaaggcaaaaaggAACATGAGACAAAACGCCAGAATATGCTTAAATCATAATGCACATGCATTACACCGTCCACTCGTAGTCAGTGAGTCAATGCGACATATTCGCTCAATAACCGAGAGATCAATCATATATGCGGTATCAGGTTATGCAGATCGGATCATGCGGTCTAGCCGATGCGGTGAGAGGAGTAGAGATCAGGATGCCATTTTTGGCGATCCGGCGAGAATTCGGAGCGAAGAAGGCTTTTGAGTGATGAAGGACATCATCAGAGCTTTGAAGCTCTGCCAGATGGGGTGGGATTTCGGTAGGGTTGTTGTCGGCCGGTTTTGAACGGCCAGTCATTCGTCCATGCCAGACAACTTGAAATGTTGGTTGCCGGAGCCTCCGTGGCCC belongs to Aspergillus luchuensis IFO 4308 DNA, chromosome 3, nearly complete sequence and includes:
- a CDS encoding putative DNA 3'-phosphatase Tpp1 (COG:L;~EggNog:ENOG410PG5A;~InterPro:IPR027417,IPR013954,IPR006549,IPR006551, IPR036412,IPR023214;~PFAM:PF08645), with translation MAGGGGVKRTASPTRAISPPPLKRKVESTITKKAVSSFFTPASQKKPEQITWRIVNNSAVIGKYTSELGHKKSTEKPRIAAFDLDSTLVSTASGNTFPRNGSDWKWWHDTVPGKLKELNDNGYYVVVVTNQKKISLKKDLKKGQSDSKSLVNFKERASAVMKQLDIPLSVYAATEDDEYRKPRTGLWKEMLDDYDFDVSGVNLAESVFVGDAAGRPNDHSMVDRGFALNVKVPFKTPEEFFLNADPEPLVEPFDPTIYLQAEPTDDVAPPFSRQSPLELVIFCGSPGAGKSSFYWEYLEPLKYERVNQDLLKTRPKCIKVAKEHLAAGRSVVVDNTNADPETRSHWVEVAKEFNVPIRCVYFTASPALCRHNNAVRAANQTLNPESRTLLPGIAFGDFLRRFKEPSMAEGFQDIIRVEFRFRGDETAKRLWGQYWV
- the SRB5 gene encoding mediator of RNA polymerase II transcription subunit 18 (COG:K;~EggNog:ENOG410PT00;~InterPro:IPR019095;~PFAM:PF09637;~go_component: GO:0016592 - mediator complex [Evidence IEA];~go_function: GO:0003712 - transcription coregulator activity [Evidence IEA];~go_process: GO:0006357 - regulation of transcription by RNA polymerase II [Evidence IEA]), whose translation is MHELLLFASVPAHQHHELLQQLAGLTAMQPRHRLERRLVFKAYRKPGLTTTRVGASQDLQGVELQRLNKMLNGGMFYTQVVGPVAKADFGGNPSSSGDPDVSMSGLEEKPSSSSSSYSYEDQPWKLEFRDIPEAGTRSAVTARLMASATLPKGDITAPMNAWGYSFVTEYVVEGDVFVLNDIVIFLHRVLLYPTGTQESHGPRRQLPAYQELSPLERTGSYVLQAAITVQDGGNQEMMRTASQHLFGLREQLKSAVRLEMADRLSLDTRAK
- a CDS encoding RUS1 family protein (COG:S;~EggNog:ENOG410PKSI;~InterPro:IPR006968;~PFAM:PF04884;~TransMembrane:1 (o259-279i)); its protein translation is MALKEDSTAITFTEVDEVNHPTATYIYSEPAAGPARPEQDKKHRENWGRVDVAHASSTTLAAWSSKSVLDFLVEVFLPAGYPHSVTDDYAPYQLFDSLQAFSSSIAGLLSSRAVLQGVGVGNADASPTAALLLHILQDSSGRIATILFAHRVGTALEPECKMYRLAADVFNDLAMILDCLSPMIPAGAPRVTVLSTAGVLRALCGVAGGSSKASLSAHFSRWGNLAEVNAKDSSQETIISLIGMLVGSFVVSRVTSFSTTWICLLMLLALHLSLNYAAVRSVQMTSLNRQRANIVFSTLLNTDPDVTQLLHPESTKQQQQQQQQSHQPPSWKTLTPAHVSKQEKIFETDGILRWSSSTMTPPQTLGYCRIGISLQQFLSTSALSTTSSKSLRTPIPMPQLTTLFNKEDYILYLTSSSNSSSSSKKTPTWHANILLKNTTTSQSQLKAWAHALLAARVLSTSSAAAPAAADFISTSDQIEATMDVLHRTLEFLNEGSRFDRYTTVLTDNGWDLNIAALETRSGRRVVV
- a CDS encoding alpha-ketoglutarate dehydrogenase subunit KGD4 (COG:S;~EggNog:ENOG410PRG5;~InterPro:IPR020373;~PFAM:PF10937) — protein: MRATFALRSAARTPLIRFLGRRSVPQSVDHTPRPHPASPSGILPDSFAAYRIKAQQHGPLGRASFSQGIGRSAGASLGPVQPKQGEFFDRDELPARFHRLPWSEAEIEAIETGGASLFA